A single window of Agromyces aureus DNA harbors:
- a CDS encoding type IV pilus twitching motility protein PilT: MNAGEQRWSADEPLDAGVDVWSADAAGGPSGAPGAFGAQAGVEPKHIWPEGLEPVAEPGVPIIPEGRRAVPTWDSSGQTASVVPLTPAEEAALAAADEALVAALRQVQLPAVSDLHLAVGAAPTFRIDGGLRQATGPAWDAERVHTALRSLLTPEQAEAFARDLELDFSFAVSPEQRFRVNYSMHRGSMGAAFRLIPADIKDLAALGVPKTVEQFATLPRGLVLVTGPTGSGKSTTLAALIDLINRTRADHIITVEDPIEFLHEHKRSIVHQREVGPDTHSFAAALKFALRQDPDVILIGELRDLETISAALTAAETGHLVFATLHTQDAPQTIDRIIDVFPPYQQGQVRQQLAATLQGIVCQTLVRRATGEGRTIATEVLVMTPAIANLIREGKTYQVASAMLGGRDLGMQTMDQSLASLVDAAVITRRVALEKAHDPDAFEQLVRRSGDVTRTNAQSLGEIDFGDAYSKGTR, encoded by the coding sequence ATGAATGCAGGCGAGCAGCGCTGGTCGGCCGACGAGCCGCTCGACGCGGGCGTCGACGTGTGGTCGGCGGATGCCGCGGGCGGCCCTTCCGGCGCTCCCGGCGCCTTCGGCGCTCAGGCGGGCGTCGAGCCGAAGCACATCTGGCCCGAGGGCCTGGAGCCCGTGGCCGAACCCGGCGTTCCGATCATCCCCGAGGGGCGCCGCGCGGTGCCGACGTGGGATTCGAGCGGGCAGACCGCCTCGGTCGTGCCGCTGACCCCGGCCGAAGAGGCGGCGCTCGCGGCGGCCGACGAGGCGCTCGTCGCGGCGCTGCGCCAGGTGCAGCTGCCCGCGGTCTCCGACCTGCATCTCGCGGTGGGGGCGGCGCCGACGTTCCGCATCGACGGCGGGCTGCGGCAGGCGACGGGCCCCGCGTGGGACGCCGAGCGGGTGCACACGGCGTTGCGGAGCCTGCTCACTCCAGAGCAGGCCGAGGCGTTCGCGCGCGACCTCGAGCTGGACTTCTCGTTCGCGGTGTCGCCCGAGCAGCGATTCCGCGTGAACTACTCGATGCACCGCGGGTCGATGGGGGCGGCGTTCCGGCTCATCCCGGCCGACATCAAGGACCTCGCGGCGCTCGGAGTGCCGAAGACGGTGGAGCAGTTCGCGACACTCCCGCGCGGCCTCGTGCTGGTCACGGGTCCGACGGGTTCGGGCAAGTCGACGACGCTCGCGGCGCTCATCGACCTCATCAACCGCACGCGCGCCGACCACATCATCACGGTCGAAGACCCGATCGAGTTCCTGCACGAGCACAAGCGGTCGATCGTGCACCAGCGCGAGGTCGGGCCAGACACGCACAGCTTCGCGGCGGCCCTGAAGTTCGCGCTTCGTCAAGACCCCGACGTGATCCTCATCGGCGAGCTCCGCGACCTCGAGACCATCTCGGCGGCGCTGACCGCGGCCGAGACCGGCCACCTCGTGTTCGCCACGCTGCACACGCAGGACGCCCCGCAGACGATCGACCGCATCATCGACGTGTTCCCGCCCTACCAGCAGGGACAGGTGCGCCAGCAGCTCGCGGCGACGCTCCAGGGCATCGTGTGCCAGACGCTCGTGCGCCGGGCGACGGGCGAGGGGCGCACCATCGCGACCGAGGTGCTGGTCATGACGCCGGCCATCGCGAACCTGATCCGCGAGGGCAAGACCTACCAGGTGGCATCCGCGATGCTGGGCGGGCGCGACCTCGGCATGCAGACCATGGACCAGTCGCTCGCGTCCCTCGTCGACGCGGCCGTCATCACGCGGAGGGTCGCGCTCGAGAAGGCGCACGACCCCGACGCGTTCGAGCAGCTGGTGCGCCGCAGCGGCGACGTGACGCGCACGAACGCGCAGAGCCTCGGCGAGATCGACTTCGGCGACGCCTACTCGAAGGGAACCCGCTGA
- a CDS encoding type II secretion system F family protein, whose protein sequence is MATAQYTYTGRDTAGKLVKGRMDASSESSVAGRLAVMGLAPVSIEEAPPGTGLQREISFGSGGGDSVPLKDLAIMARQMATMIGAGLSILRTLSVLESQTSSKNLQRMLTKVRDEVERGGSVSESFAAFDHTFPPVMISMMRAGETGGFLDRALASVAETFEKEVKLRAAIRSALTYPVIVLIMAVLAVIGMLVFIVPIFKDMFDGLGSELPWPTQLLVTISEQMVWILPVVLVLGLASWIWWARNKHTARVRRTIDPWKLRAPVFGKLARKVAIARFARNLSNMTGAGVPILQSLKIVGETSGNWVIEQALDRVGEQVRKGSSLSAPLAAEQVFPPMVTQMVSVGEDSGALEPMLDKVAEFYEQEVETASEQLTATIEPIMIALLGVVIGGMVIALYLPIFSIASAVQGG, encoded by the coding sequence ATGGCCACGGCCCAGTACACGTACACCGGTCGTGACACGGCCGGCAAGCTCGTCAAGGGGCGGATGGATGCCTCGAGCGAGTCGTCCGTCGCGGGCCGCCTGGCCGTGATGGGGCTTGCGCCCGTGTCGATCGAGGAGGCGCCGCCGGGCACAGGCCTGCAGCGGGAGATCTCGTTCGGCAGCGGTGGCGGCGACTCGGTGCCGCTGAAGGACCTCGCGATCATGGCCCGCCAGATGGCGACCATGATCGGCGCGGGCCTGTCGATCCTGCGCACGCTGTCGGTGCTCGAGTCGCAGACCTCGTCGAAGAACCTCCAGCGCATGCTCACGAAGGTGCGCGACGAGGTCGAGCGCGGCGGGTCGGTCTCGGAGTCGTTCGCGGCGTTCGACCACACGTTCCCGCCGGTCATGATCAGCATGATGCGCGCGGGCGAGACCGGCGGATTCCTCGACCGGGCGCTCGCGTCGGTCGCCGAGACCTTCGAGAAGGAGGTGAAGCTGCGAGCGGCGATCCGCTCGGCGCTCACCTACCCCGTGATCGTGCTCATCATGGCCGTGCTCGCGGTGATCGGCATGCTCGTGTTCATCGTGCCGATCTTCAAGGACATGTTCGACGGGCTCGGCAGCGAGCTGCCCTGGCCCACCCAGCTGCTCGTGACGATCTCGGAGCAGATGGTCTGGATCCTGCCCGTCGTGCTCGTGCTCGGCCTCGCCTCGTGGATCTGGTGGGCGCGCAACAAGCACACCGCGCGCGTGCGGCGCACGATCGACCCGTGGAAGCTGCGGGCGCCCGTCTTCGGCAAGCTCGCGCGCAAGGTCGCGATCGCCCGGTTCGCGCGCAACCTCTCGAACATGACCGGCGCCGGCGTGCCCATTCTGCAGTCGCTGAAGATCGTCGGTGAGACCTCCGGCAACTGGGTCATCGAACAGGCGCTCGACCGCGTGGGGGAGCAGGTGCGCAAGGGCAGCTCGCTCTCGGCGCCGCTCGCGGCCGAGCAGGTGTTCCCGCCCATGGTCACGCAGATGGTCTCGGTGGGCGAGGACTCCGGCGCGCTCGAGCCCATGCTCGACAAGGTCGCCGAGTTCTACGAACAAGAGGTCGAGACGGCCTCCGAGCAGCTCACCGCGACCATCGAGCCGATCATGATCGCGCTGCTCGGCGTCGTCATCGGCGGCATGGTCATCGCGCTCTACCTGCCCATCTTCTCGATCGCCTCGGCGGTGCAGGGCGGCTGA